One Megalops cyprinoides isolate fMegCyp1 chromosome 23, fMegCyp1.pri, whole genome shotgun sequence genomic region harbors:
- the LOC118770386 gene encoding YY1-associated factor 2-like, protein MGDKKSPTRPKRQPKPSSDEGYWDCSVCTFKNSAEAFKCMMCDVRKGTSTRKPRPVSQLVAQQVTQQFASPTQPKKEKKDKTDKEKTEKEPALKKNSHKKMRPRLKNVDRSSAQHLEVTVGDLTVIITDFKEKTKSAPTSSAASADQHSQSGSSSDNTERGISRSSSPRGEGSSVNGESH, encoded by the exons ATGGGAGACAAGAAGAGTCCGACAAG gCCGAAGCGGCAACCCAAGCCCTCTTCTGACGAAGGATACTGGGACTGTAGCGTTTGTACATTTAAGAACAGCGCCGAGGCATTCAAGTGCATGATGTGTGATGTCAGGAAGGGAACATCAACACG GAAGCCGCGTCCAGTTTCCCAGTTGGTTGCACAGCAAGTAACCCAGCAATTTGCCTCCCCCACACAaccaaagaaagagaaaaaagacaagacagataaagaaaaaactgaaaaggagCCAGCACTAAAAAAGAACAGCCACAAGAAGATGAG GCCAAGATTAAAAAATGTGGACAGGAGCAGTGCACAGCACCTGGAAGTCACAGTTGGAGACCTGACTGTTATTATCACAGACTTTAAGGAGAAAACAAAGTCCGCGCCGACGTCCAGCGCTGCCTCGGCAGACCAGCACAGTCAAAGTGGCTCCAGTTCTGACAACACTGAAAGAGGAATCTCCAGGTCGTCCTCTCCCCGAGGGGAGGGCTCATCAGTCAACGGGGAATCCCACTAA